A single window of Coffea eugenioides isolate CCC68of chromosome 7, Ceug_1.0, whole genome shotgun sequence DNA harbors:
- the LOC113778057 gene encoding uncharacterized protein LOC113778057, whose translation MILNLHLAPFATVILNRRPTFTGFKTPFIQLRQSPLQFSWERASIISFFPAPLNTSTTDNFKATSTAEEEEEDEEAVKTTEPSATPVRIVALVGENSVSPLKSSPWLDVMLHTAKRLKWVDEAYDMLVFSDGLLKSTDKTKENLHLGLRNADILLIVAVTNQESIEWVQANSVNVPSILCFESSPTLRNKLGGSIVETKSNGYIFSKLTAISQSKRKTESTKIVQSVSEAWDRHNSDDIRFCLLVVINACIRPVPILKNLRAKGFSTLNCMVKNCGPQILNCLLDPNCRKALQCLNKCSPVDQVCNYRCIASYESPCLEEFSLCVLQKNNCLELDAKIPEKPSVPPMIKFRGDNLSHETAEDLFVGWLGKLDWSWRVIAGQNPAYDQFPCQYQLFYRGKAKGSFWYEPIFQVRTLEGNLVWRRRKYRVRRGKVPATFHFSVLDNGVVSNEFWTIVDVSDDFSWGLFHYHGAARVAGQSYTGAVLVSPDGMYPDETQRQRLFSALDRCDIKEWELFNVDNLSCPNPPLGLPEGSRLHSKIEPEDMKA comes from the exons ATGATTCTCAATCTTCATCTGGCGCCATTTGCAACGGTCATTCTCAACCGCCGGCCAACTTTCACCGGATTCAAGACTCCGTTCATCCAGCTTCGGCAATCCCCCCTTCAGTTCAGCTGGGAAAGAGCAAGCATCATCTCATTCTTCCCTGCTCCTCTAAACACTAGCACTACTGATAATTTCAAAGCTACTTCTActgcagaagaagaagaagaagatgaagaagctGTGAAAACAACGGAGCCAAGTGCTACTCCGGTGAGAATAGTGGCACTGGTCGGAGAAAACAGCGTCAGCCCTCTCAAGTCCTCGCCTTGGTTGGACGTCATGCTTCATACT GCCAAAAGATTAAAATGGGTTGATGAAGCATATGATATGCTGGTATTTAGTGACGGACTCCTCAAATCAACTGATAAAACCAAGGAAAATCTTCATTTGGGATTAAGGAATGCAGATATTTTACTGATTGTTGCTGTCACTAATCAAGAATCCATTGAATGGGTTCAAGCAAATAGTGTAAATGTTCCAAGCATCTTATGCTTTGAGTCCTCTCCAACGTTGAGGAACAAACTTGGAGGATCAATTGTAGAAACAAAATCCAATGGCTATATATTCAGTAAATTGACAGCAATTTCCcaatcaaaaagaaaaactgaatcAACCAAAATAGTCCAAAGTGTATCTGAGGCTTGGGACAGGCATAATTCAGATGATATCAGGTTCTGTTTGTTAGTTGTAATTAATGCTTGCATAAGACCGGTCCCAATATTGAAGAATCTAAGGGCAAAAGGTTTTTCCACCTTAAACTGCATGGTGAAAAATTGTGGCCCTCAGATACTAAACTGTTTATTGGATCCCAACTgcagaaaagctctccaatgcTTGAATAAGTGCAGTCCTGTGGACCAGGTATGCAACTATAGATGTATTGCTTCATATGAGAGCCCATGTCTAGAAGAATTTTCTCTCTGCGTGTTGCAGAAGAACAACTGTTTGGAATTGGATGCCAAGATCCCTGAAAAACCTTCTGTGCCTCCAATGATAAAGTTCCGAGGGGACAATCTATCTCATGAAACAGCTGAGGATCTTTTTGTCGGTTGGTTGGGGAAATTGGACTGGAGTTGGCGAGTCATAGCAGGACAGAACCCAGCCTATGATCAGTTTCCATGCCAGTACCAACTGTTTTATAGAGGAAAGGCTAAAGGATCATTCTGGTATGAGCCAATATTTCAAGTAAGGACACTTGAGGGGAATTTGGTCTGGAGAAGGCGAAAATACCGAGTTAGAAGAGGAAAGGTTCCAGCAACATTTCACTTCAGTGTCTTGGACAATGGAGTGGTTTCAAATGAGTTCTGGACAATCGTGGACGTCTCTGATGATTTTAGCTGGGGTTTATTCCATTACCATGGAGCTGCTCGAGTTGCAGGACAATCATATACTGGTGCCGTCCTTGTTAGCCCGGATGGCATGTATCCAGATGAGACACAGAGACAAAGGCTGTTTTCAGCATTAGATAGATGTGATATCAAAGAATGGGAGCTCTTCAATGTGGATAATTTGTCATGCCCAAATCCTCCTTTAGGCCTTCCAGAGGGTTCAAGACTGCATAGTAAGATTGAACCTGAAGACATGAAAGCATAA
- the LOC113778449 gene encoding protein SLOW GREEN 1, chloroplastic, producing MKKGKTKGAVEYVERLIKVQPNEMEWRLLQALCYERMGQFSMARRLFKDILKQRPLLLRALHGLAMVMHKNHEGPAVFEMLDRALELARSEKKVNEERNIRILTAQMHVVKGELEEALEKFQALINENPSDFRPYLCQGIVYSLLDKEKEALEQFEIYQSLVPEEFPQKKFLDDVILSARTESKQQLGKELQS from the exons ATGAAGAAAGGGAAGACGAAAGGGGCTGTAGAGTATGTTGAAAGGTTAATAAAGGTTCAGCCTAATGAAATGGAATGGAGGCTTTTGCAGGCTCTTTGTTATGAGAGGATGGGTCAGTTTAGTATGGCCAGGAGGTTGTTCAAGGATATTTTGAAGCAGAGGCCTCTTTTGCTCAGAGCTTTGCAC GGTTTAGCAATGGTGATGCACAAGAATCATGAAGGACCAGCTGTCTTTGAGATGCTGGACAGGGCTCTGGAATTGGCTCGTTCTGAGAAAAAAGTCAATGAGGAGAGGAACATAAGAATACTAACTGCACAGATGCATGTAGTAAAG GGGGAATTAGAGGAGGCCTTGGAAAAGTTTCAAGCTCTTATTAATGAGAACCCAAGTGATTTTCGCCCTTATCTTTGCCAA GGTATAGTTTACAGCCTGCTTGACAAAGAGAAGGAAGCTCTAGAACAGTTTGAGATATATCAAAGTCTTGTACCTGAAGAATTTCCACAGAAAAAGTTCCTTGATGATGTGATTTTGTCAGCCAGAACAGAATCAAAGCAACAGCTTGGGAAGGAGTTGCAAAGCTGA
- the LOC113778504 gene encoding RNA cytidine acetyltransferase 1: MRKKVDERIRTLIENGVKTRHRSMFVIVGDKSRDQIVNLHYMLSKAVVKTRPTVLWCYKDKLELSSHKKKRAKQIKKLMQRGLLDPEKVDPFSLFVETGGITYCLYKDSERILGNTFGMCILQDFEALTPNLLARTIETVEGGGLIVLLLRSLSSLTSLCTMVMDVHERFRTESHSQATGRFNERFLLSLASCKACVVMDDELNILPISSHMKSVTPVPVREDSEGLSEAERDLKNLKEQLTDDFPVGPLIKKCCTLDQGKAVITFLDSVLDKTLRSTVALLAARGRGKSAALGLAIAGAIAAGYSNIFVTAPSPENLKTLFEFVCKGFDILEYKEHLDYDVVRSTNPEFKKATVRINIYKQHRQTIQYVQPHEHEKLSQVELLVIDEAAAIPLPVVKSLLGPYLIFLSSTVNGYEGTGRSLSLKLLQQLEEQSQMSNKNVESTLSGRLFKKIELGESIRYASGDPIESWLHALLCLDATNAVPNIIRLPSPSECDLYYVNRDTLFSYHRDSELFLQRMMALYVASHYKNSPNDLQLMADAPAHHLFVLLGPVDESKNHLPDILCVVQVSLEGQISRKSAIRSLSDGHQPFGDQIPWKFCQQFRDSVFPSLSGARIVRIATHPSAMKLGYGSTVVELLTRYFEGQLTSIAELDVEDTQESPQVRVTEAAEKVSLLEENIRPRTDLPPLLVHLHERKPEKLHYIGVSFGLTQDLFRFWRKHKFGPFYIGHIPSNVTGEHTCMVLKPLNNDDIEASGSDEWGFFGPFYQDYRRRFAELLGFSFHSMEYKLAMSILDPKINFTEVDPVLHSSNEFLKSTGEIVTPDDMKRLEAYTNNLADFRMILDIVPKLARLYFLEKLPVTLSYTQASVLLCMGLQKKDISVIEGEMKLEGQQILSLFIKVMKKFYKYLYSVASNEIDSTMPRLKEISLNPHSISIDEDLDEAAKKVQDDMNAKMDGFLKPELLQQYAIVDREADFEHALQNGSGKVLPGGLISVKSHRDKAAKHGKKNDSQKSGKKRNKDDHGSKSNKKRKA; encoded by the exons atgaggaagaaagtcgACGAACGCATCAGAACTCTGATAGAAAACGGCGTTAAAACTCGCCACCGGTCCATGTTCGTCATCGTTGGAGATAAATCTCGTGACCAG ATTGTGAATTTGCATTACATGTTGAGTAAAGCTGTGGTGAAGACGCGGCCGACTGTGTTGTGGTGTTACAAAGACAAACTTGAACTCAGCAG TCATAAGAAAAAACGTGCAAAGCAAATAAAGAAGCTGATGCAAAGGGGGCTTCTAGATCCGGAGAAAGTTGATCCCTTTTCACTTTTTGTTGAAACTGGAGGAATCACATATTGCTTGTATAAAGATTCTGAAAGGATTCTTGGAAATACATTTGGCATGTGTATATTACAG GATTTTGAGGCTTTGACACCAAATCTTCTTGCAAGAACAATAGAAACAGTTGAAGGTGGTGGATTGATCGTATTGCTGCTGCGCTCCCTATCCTCGCTTACGAGCCTTTGCACCATGGTTATG GATGTCCACGAAAGATTCCGTACTGAGTCTCATTCTCAGGCCACTGGTCGATTTAATGAGCGCTTCTTACTTTCTCTTGCATCTTGCAAAGCATGTGTGGTTATGGATGACGAATTGAATATCTTGCCAATTTCTTCGCATATGAAGTCAGTTACACCTGTTCCAGTTCGAGAG GACTCTGAAGGGCTTTCTGAAGCTGAACGAGACCTAAAGAATTTGAAAGAACAATTGACTGATGATTTCCCTGTCGGTCCTCTGATTAAAAAATGCTGTACATTGGACCAG GGAAAAGCCGTTATTACATTTCTTGATTCAGTTTTGGACAAGACGCTTCGTAGCACAGTTGCTTTACTTGCAGCTCGTGGTCGTGGGAAGTCAGCTGCTCTTGGTCTAGCAATTGCTGGAGCTATTGCAGCAGG GTATTCGAATATTTTTGTCACTGCACCAAGTCCTGAGAATCTGAAAACCTTGTTTGAGTTTGTATGCAAAGGATTCGATATACTTGAGTATAAG GAGCATTTAGATTATGACGTGGTCAGGAGTACAAACCCAGAATTCAAAAAAGCGACTGTGAGGATCAATATCTACAAGCAGCACCGTCAGACAATTCAG TATGTACAACCGCATGAACATGAAAAACTCTCCCAGGTCGAGTTGCTTGTGATTGATGAAGCAGCTGCTATTCCATTGCCAGTTGTCAAGTCTCTGCTTGGTCCATACCTCATCTTCCTTTCATCCACTGTTAATGG TTACGAAGGTACTGGGCGGTCTTTATCACTGAAGCTGCTGCAGCAACTTGAGGAGCAAAGTCAAATGTCAAATAAAAATGTAGAGAGCACCCTATCTG GTCGGCTTTTCAAAAAGATAGAATTAGGTGAATCTATCAGATACGCTTCTGGTGATCCAATTGAATCGTGGCTTCATGCTTTACTTTGTTTGGATGCGACAAATGCTGTCCCAAATATCATCAG GTTACCATCACCAAGTGAGTGTGATCTCTACTATGTTAATCGGGATACCCTTTTCTCTTATCATAGAGACAGTGAGCTGTTTTTGCAG CGGATGATGGCCCTATACGTTGCTTCTCACTACAAGAACTCTCCAAATGATCTACAACTAATGGCAGATGCTCCAGCTCACCACTTGTTTGTGCTACTTG GTCCTGTTGATGAGTCAAAAAATCATCTTCCTGATATTTTGTGCGTTGTCCAG GTTTCTCTTGAAGGACAAATTTCTCGTAAATCTGCAATTAGAAGCCTAAGTGATGGTCATCAGCCCTTTGGAGACCAAATACCTTGGAAATTTTGTCAGCAGTTTCGGGACTCAGTTTTCCCAAGTCTTTCAGGTGCTCGCATAGTACGTATTGCAACCCATCCAAGTGCAATGAAG CTTGGTTATGGGTCTACTGTTGTTGAACTTTTAACAAG GTACTTCGAAGGGCAATTGACTTCAATCGCTGAACTTGATGTTGAAGACACACAGGAAAGTCCACAAGTTAGAGTTACTGAGGCTGCAGAAAAG GTCTCTTTGTTAGAAGAAAATATAAGACCTAGGACAGACCTTCCCCCTCTCCTTGTGCATCTTCATGAAAGAAAGCCTGAAAAGCTTCACTATATTGGTGTGTCATTTGGGCTTACCCAGGATCTTTTTCGATTTTGGAGGAAACATAAATTTGGTCCGTTCTACATTGGACATATTCCA AGTAATGTGACTGGTGAGCATACATGCATGGTTCTGAAGCCATTAAATAATGATGATATCGAAGCTAGTGGATCTGATGAGTGGGGCTTTTTTGGCCCTTTCTACCAAG ATTACAGGAGGCGATTCGCAGAACTATTAGGTTTCAGCTTCCATTCCATGGAATACAAGCTTGCAATGAG TATTCTGGATCCAAAAATTAACTTCACTGAGGTGGACCCTGTTTTGCACTCTTCAAACGAATTTTTAAAGTCAACTGGAGAAATTGTGACTCCAGATGATATGAAGCGACTGGAAGCTTACACAAACAATCTTGCTGATTTTCGCATG ATTCTAGACATTGTGCCGAAGCTTGCACGTCTTTATTTCCTGGAGAAGCTTCCTGTTACGCTATCATATACCCAGGCTTCTGTTTTGCTTTGCATGGGCTTGCAGAAAAAGGACATATCTGTTATTGAG GGAGAAATGAAGCTGGAAGGGCAGCAAATTTTGTCGTTGTTTATTAAAGTGATGAAGAAGTTCTACAAATATCTTTATAGTGTAGCATCCAATGAGATTGATTCAACCATGCCTCGACTTAAAGAA ATTTCTTTGAATCCTCACAGTATCTCTATTGATGAAGATCTTGATGAAGCAGCAAAAAAAGTTCAg GATGACATGAATGCCAAGATGGACGGGTTTTTAAAGCCAGAGCTTCTCCAGCAGTATGCCATTGTAGACAGAGAGGCTGATTTTGAACATGCTTTACAAAATGGTAGTGGGAAGGTGCTTCCTGGTGGTCTCATTAGTGTAAAATCCCACAGAGATAAGGCTGCAAAGCATGGGAAGAAAAATGACAGCCAAAAGAgtgggaagaaaagaaacaaggatGATCACGGATCAAAGTCAAATAAGAAGAGGAAGGCTTGA
- the LOC113778112 gene encoding probable ATP synthase 24 kDa subunit, mitochondrial: MASRLLAKSKQLPAAQILLRPELTVPVRSYAKEPASPAPPALKGDEMLKSIFLEVKNKFETAIGIFRKEKITIDPDDPAAVSQYAKVVKTVRDKANLFSESQRIKYTIETKTRDIPDARTYLLTLKEIRLKRGLPDERGAEAMMLDALEKVEKEIKRPLMRNDKKGMALLMAEFDKINQKLGIRRDDLPKYEEQLELKIAKAQLEELKKDAVEAMDTQKKREEFKDEEMPHVKSLDVRNFI, encoded by the exons ATGGCTTCTCGCTTGTTGGCAAAATCCAAACAG CTCCCTGCTGCTCAGATCCTTTTGAGGCCGGAGCTAACTGTCCCGGTTCGTTCTTATGCCAAAGAACCTGCTTCCCCTGCTCCCCCGGCTCTGAAGGGAGATG AGATGTTGAAGAGCATCTTTTTGGAGGTTAAAAACAAGTTTGAGACCGCGATTGGGATTTTTAGGAAGGAAAAGATCACCATTGACCCTGATGATCCTGCTGCAGTTTCACAGTATGCCAAGGTTGTGAAGACTGTTAGAGACAA GGCAAATCTCTTCTCTGAATCACAGAGAATTAAGTACACCATTGAGACAAAAACACGAGATATTCCTGATGCTCGTACATATCTGCTGACACTGAAGGAGATAAGACTAAA GAGAGGACTACCTGATGAACGTGGTGCTGAAGCAATGATGTTAGATGCATTGGAAAAAGTGGAAAAGGAAATCAAGAGGCCTCTGATGCGAAACGACAAGAAAGGGATGGCTCTCCTCATGGCTGAGTTTGACAAGATTAATCAGAA GCTTGGAATTCGGAGGGATGATCTGCCCAAGTATGAAGAGCAGTTAGAGCTTAAAATTGCAAAAGCACAGTTAGAGGAACTAAAAAAGGATGCAGTCGAGGCGATGGATACTCAGAAGAAAAG gGAAGAATTCAAGGATGAAGAGATGCCTCATGTGAAGTCTCTCGACGTCAGAAATTTCATTTGa
- the LOC113777494 gene encoding receptor-like protein EIX2, with protein sequence MQKMEGISISIQLRSLLLLSLFCLFPVLEANGTNVTAGCIKEEREALVRVKQGLEDPSGRLSSWIGEDCCRWKGVSCNNQTGNVVKLDLRSYDCYLNGGQDDPSNLNPSCMSGKISSSLLDLKHLNYLDLSMNNFQNNPVPEFLGSLDKLSYLDLSYSNFAGLVPPHLGNLSNLRYLDLGSNSLNSSQPGIWIADLSWITHLTSLEYLNLGFVNLSMVSDHWLQAFNKLPSLTKLYLPFCELQNLPHSLPHMNFTALTVIDISSNSFQPSIPEWLFNLTSLSFLDLSYNDIRGDISVLLGGLGKCWNGSLEELYLVSNQLSGQLPSSLGFFKKLRHLYLFDNLISGPIPASVGSLLNLEGLDLSYNRLNGSIPQSMGKLTKLNALYLLQNFLEGVLSQNHFQGLRNLEYLQVSSSNKSIVFNMSSDWVPPFSLKFIRIESCNVGPSFPAWLRTQKNLSRMHINNAGISDTIPDWFWELSPQISWLDFSNNQLKGVLPNSLEFALNGNDALVDLSFNRLEGTVPFWHKVTYLNLARNLLSGSIPTSIGRGIPSLIYLNFSGNFLNGGIPDSISEMKTLQRLDLSNNNLTGEIPEQWNHCQELLVLDLSINSLSGNIPSSIFSIPKLQWLKLNGNTFSGELSFPSVNCKDLIFLDIGENELTGKIPTWIGESLASLSELKLRSNMFSNNIPEQLCHLSHLHVLDLADNILSGHIPSCLGNLTSFRVKSSFEPVSTYQLYPFIPQMELVVKGREFNFSNILGLLNSIDLSSNNLVGTIPEDITDLLILGTLNLSNNHFTGKIPEKMGSLRQLETLDLSYNQLSGQIPPSMSSMTLLNHLNLSHNNLSGPIPSTNQFLTFNDPSIYQGNAGLCGNPLPTRCNASNSADTENQDSTGNGDSEDENEKHDEVISFSIGVGLGFVFGLLGIIGSLLLNKSWRNTYFHYIDGFLKKALAGVAKK encoded by the coding sequence ATGCAAAAAATGGAAGGAATTTCAATATCTATTCAACTTCGTTCCCTTCTCCTTCtctctttgttttgtttgtttccTGTCCTTGAAGCCAATGGAACTAATGTGACAGCAGGATGCATCAAGGAAGAAAGGGAAGCACTTGTTAGAGTTAAGCAAGGTCTTGAAGATCCTTCCGGTCGACTCTCGTCCTGGATTGGTGAAGACTGCTGCAGATGGAAAGGTGTAAGTTGCAACAACCAAACGGGAAATGTTGTCAAGCTGGATCTTAGAAGCTATGATTGTTACCTGAATGGTGGTCAAGATGATCCTAGCAACCTGAATCCGTCATGTATGAGTGGCAAGATAAGTTCTTCGTTGCTCGACTTGAAGCATTTGAATTACTTAGACTTGAGCATGAATAACTTTCAAAATAATCCAGTTCCTGAGTTCTTAGGTTCACTAGACAAGCTGAGTTACCTTGATCTCTCCTATTCAAATTTTGCAGGATTAGTTCCTCCTCATCTTGGAAATCTGTCAAATTTGCGATACCTTGACCTTGGTTCAAATTCTCTAAATTCATCTCAACCAGGCATTTGGATTGCAGATTTAAGTTGGATAACTCATCTTACATCTTTAGAGTACCTTAATCTGGGATTTGTAAACCTTAGTATGGTCTCAGACCATTGGCTGCAAGCTTTTAATAAGCTTCCTTCCCTCACAAAACTGTACCTTCCATTCTGTGAACTTCAAAACCTTCCTCATTCATTGCCGCATATGAACTTCACTGCTCTCACAGTCATTGATATAAGCAGTAACAGTTTCCAGCCCTCAATACCTGAATGGTTGTTCAACCTTACTTCCCTTTCCTTCCTTGATCTTTCATACAATGACATCAGAGGAGACATTAGTGTACTACTAGGAGGTTTAGGGAAATGCTGGAATGGTAGCTTAGAGGAGTTGTATTTAGTTAGTAATCAACTCAGTGGGCAACTTCCAAGTTCCTTGGGATTCTTTAAGAAGCTAAGGCACCTTTATCTTTTCGATAACCTCATTTCAGGGCCAATTCCAGCATCCGTGGGAAGCTTGTTGAATTTAGAAGGTTTGGACCTCTCATATAACAGATTGAATGGATCAATTCCCCAAAGCATGGGAAAACTAACAAAGTTAAATGCACTGTATCTGCTCCAGAATTTCTTGGAAGGAGTTCTGTCCCAAAACCATTTCCAAGGCCTTAGGAATCTAGAATATTTGCAAGTCTCATCTTCAAACAAGAGCATTGTCTTCAACATGAGCTCAGATTGGGTTCCACCTTTTAGTCTGAAATTCATCAGAATCGAAAGCTGTAATGTAGGTCCCAGCTTTCCAGCCTGGCTTAGGACTCAGAAAAATCTTTCAAGAATGCACATCAATAATGCAGGCATTTCAGATACAATACCTGATTGGTTTTGGGAGTTGTCTCCCCAGATCAGCTGGCTGGATTTTTCCAATAATCAACTAAAAGGCGTGCTTCCCAACTCACTAGAATTTGCCTTGAATGGGAATGATGCACTAGTTGATTTGAGTTTCAATCGCTTGGAGGGCACCGTCCCCTTCTGGCATAAAGTGACCTACCTTAATCTAGCACGCAACTTACTTTCTGGGTCGATTCCTACTAGCATAGGTCGAGGAATCCCATCACTGATATATCTGAatttttctggaaattttctcaATGGTGGCATTCCAGATTCCATATCTGAGATGAAGACATTACAGAGACTGGATTTGTCAAACAATAATCTAACTGGAGAGATCCCTGAGCAGTGGAACCATTGTCAAGAACTTCTGGTCCTGGACTTGTCCATCAACAGTCTCTCTGGCAATATTCCCAGTTCAATATTTTCTATACCGAAGCTTCAATGGTTGAAGCTAAATGGCAACACGTTTTCCGGGGAACTCTCTTTTCCATCAGTAAACTGcaaagatctgatttttctcgATATTGGAGAGAATGAATTGACAGGGAAGATACCGACATGGATTGGAGAAAGCCTTGCATCACTATCAGAACTAAAACTAAGGTCCAACATGTTCAGCAACAACATCCCTGAACAATTATGCCATCTTTCACATCTACACGTCTTAGACCTTGCTGATAACATTCTCTCAGGACATATCCCTTCATGCCTTGGCAATTTGACTAGTTTCCGTGTTAAATCCAGCTTTGAACCGGTTTCAACTTATCAACTCTACCCATTCATACCACAGATGGAGTTAGTTGTGAAGGGAAGAGAATTCAACTTCTCAAACATACTTGGCCTGTTAAACAGCATTGACCTATCAAGCAATAATCTGGTTGGAACTATTCCAGAAGACATAACAGATCTCTTGATCCTGGGTACCTTGAATTTATCCAACAACCACTTcacaggaaagataccagaaaAGATGGGAAGCTTACGCCAGTTAGAGACACTTGACCTTTCATACAACCAGCTTTCAGGACAAATTCCTCCCAGCATGTCTTCCATGACACTGCTAAATCATCTTAACCTATCCCATAACAACTTGTCTGGACCCATCCCATCAACTAACCAGTTCCTAACCTTCAATGATCCATCTATTTATCAGGGAAATGCAGGGCTTTGTGGGAATCCATTGCCAACCAGGTGTAACGCGTCAAACAGTGCAGACACTGAAAACCAAGATTCTACCGGAAATGGAGACAGtgaagatgaaaatgaaaagcATGATGAAGTAATATCATTTTCTATTGGCGTGGGACTGGGATTTGTGTTCGGACTTTTGGGCATTATTGGCAGCTTACTGCTGAACAAGTCGTGGAGAAATACCTACTTCCACTACATAGATGGTTTTCTGAAAAAAGCCTTGGCTGGTGTTGCTAAGAAATGA
- the LOC113777669 gene encoding iron-sulfur assembly protein IscA, chloroplastic encodes MAFSSAAASAWTCDPICRLVTRTSSSNSSNPFPPQASTASISFPRSSSPLFVNRKKRFLSIKASASVEAPPTTGGLAPAITLTDNALKHLNRMRADRDKDLCLRIGVKQGGCSGMSYTMEFEKRENARPDDSIIEYNGFIIVCDPKSLLFVFGMQLDYSDALIGGGFSFQNPNATQTCGCGKSFNA; translated from the exons ATGGCTTTCTCCTCGGCTGCTGCTTCTGCCTGGACATGTGATCCGATTTGCAGGCTTGTAACGAGGACTAGTAGTTCGAATTCCAGCAACCCTTTTCCACCTCAAGCTTCTACTGCATCAATCTCCTTTCCAAGATCTTCATCACCCCTTTTTGTCAATCGCAAAAAGCGTTTCTTGTCCATCAAAGCATCAGCTTCTGTTGAAG CGCCACCAACTACTGGGGGCCTTGCACCTGCAATTACTTTGACAGATAATGCATTGAAGCACTTGAATAGGATGAGAGCTGACCGAGATAAAGATTTGTGTCTTAGAATTGGGGTCAAGCAAGGTGGATGCTCTGGCATGTCTTATACAATGGAGtttgagaagagagaaaatgcAAGGCCAGATGATTCCATTATTGAATACAATGGTTTTATTATTG TTTGTGATCCCAAAAGCCTTCTCTTCGTTTTTGGAATGCAGCTGGACTACAGTGATGCACTTATAGGGGGAggcttctctttccaaaatccAAATGCTACACAAACCTGTGGTTGTGGTAAATCATTTAATGCATGA